One genomic region from Lates calcarifer isolate ASB-BC8 linkage group LG10, TLL_Latcal_v3, whole genome shotgun sequence encodes:
- the aagab gene encoding alpha- and gamma-adaptin-binding protein p34 isoform X2 → MSDTEETTEMAIPCVVITSCDSGFKEEELIKQILSTKTLPEPTKREETVAWYPWTINNKYYTADVRLCVVPSTFQMSSEIAQSMQAFIAYFDSTVEDGLEKLQPWISVVEDLAPEVLILVCDRVCEKGVTRHEAQQWCLAHAFELVELNPQDLPDEDDDFPESTGVKRIVQALNANVWSSVEMKDGHNQGFGLMSSLVASRHNNPRTCQDPPSSSLPVEGTLVNEEANRTDSSTNTDTQEDAVVDAMTDLDIQELANLTAGDADVDNFERLFTKLKEMKDKASSLPHEQRKVHAEKVAKAFWMAIGGDVDEIDGLSSGEES, encoded by the exons atgtcagacacAGAAGAAACCACAGAGATGGCCATTCCCTGTGTGGTCATAACCAGCTGTGATAGTGGCTTTAAAGAAGAAGAGCTGATAAAAC AGATCTTGAGTACGAAGACTTTGCCCGAGCCGACCAAGCGAGAAGAAACAGTAGCCTGGTATCCTTGGACAATCAACAACAAGTATTACACAGCAGATGTCAGGCTATGTGTTGTGCCAAGCACTTTTCAGATGTCGTCAGAGATTGCCCAGTCCATGCAGGCTTTCATCGCTTATTTTGACAGTACAGTG GAGGATGGTCTGGAAAAATTGCAGCCTTGGATATCAGTGGTGGAAGATCTTGCTCCAGAGGTGCTCATCCTGGTGTGTGACAGAGTCTGTGAAaagg GGGTCACCAGACATGAAGCACAGCAGTGGTGTTTGGCTCATGCCTTTGAGCTGGTGGAGCTCAATCCACAGGACCTGCCAGATGAAGATG ATGATTTTCCAGAATCCACAGGAGTAAAGAGAATTGTCCAGGCTCTCAATGCAAATGTGTGGTCCAGTGTGGAGATGAAGGATG GTCACAATCAGGGGTTTGGTCTGATGAGCAGTTTGGTGGCCTCCAGACACAACAACCCACGCACCTGCCAAGATCCACCA TCTTCCAGCTTGCCAGTAGAGGGCACACTTGTTAATGAGGAGGCCAACCGTACAGACAgtagcacaaacacagacacacaagaggACGCAGTAGTTG ATGCAATGACCGATTTGGACATTCAGGAGCTTGCTAATCTGACAGCTGGAGATGCAGATGTGGATAACTTTGAACGCCTCTTTACCAAATTAAAAGAGATGAAAG ACAAAGCTTCTTCATTACCTCATGAGCAGAGAAAGGTTCATGCAGAGAAG GTCGCAAAAGCGTTTTGGATGGCCATTGGCGGCGATGTAGATGAAATAGATGGGTTATCATCAGGTGAAGAAAGCTAA
- the aagab gene encoding alpha- and gamma-adaptin-binding protein p34 isoform X1 yields MSDTEETTEMAIPCVVITSCDSGFKEEELIKQILSTKTLPEPTKREETVAWYPWTINNKYYTADVRLCVVPSTFQMSSEIAQSMQAFIAYFDSTVEDGLEKLQPWISVVEDLAPEVLILVCDRVCEKGVTRHEAQQWCLAHAFELVELNPQDLPDEDDDFPESTGVKRIVQALNANVWSSVEMKDGHNQGFGLMSSLVASRHNNPRTCQDPPQSSSLPVEGTLVNEEANRTDSSTNTDTQEDAVVDAMTDLDIQELANLTAGDADVDNFERLFTKLKEMKDKASSLPHEQRKVHAEKVAKAFWMAIGGDVDEIDGLSSGEES; encoded by the exons atgtcagacacAGAAGAAACCACAGAGATGGCCATTCCCTGTGTGGTCATAACCAGCTGTGATAGTGGCTTTAAAGAAGAAGAGCTGATAAAAC AGATCTTGAGTACGAAGACTTTGCCCGAGCCGACCAAGCGAGAAGAAACAGTAGCCTGGTATCCTTGGACAATCAACAACAAGTATTACACAGCAGATGTCAGGCTATGTGTTGTGCCAAGCACTTTTCAGATGTCGTCAGAGATTGCCCAGTCCATGCAGGCTTTCATCGCTTATTTTGACAGTACAGTG GAGGATGGTCTGGAAAAATTGCAGCCTTGGATATCAGTGGTGGAAGATCTTGCTCCAGAGGTGCTCATCCTGGTGTGTGACAGAGTCTGTGAAaagg GGGTCACCAGACATGAAGCACAGCAGTGGTGTTTGGCTCATGCCTTTGAGCTGGTGGAGCTCAATCCACAGGACCTGCCAGATGAAGATG ATGATTTTCCAGAATCCACAGGAGTAAAGAGAATTGTCCAGGCTCTCAATGCAAATGTGTGGTCCAGTGTGGAGATGAAGGATG GTCACAATCAGGGGTTTGGTCTGATGAGCAGTTTGGTGGCCTCCAGACACAACAACCCACGCACCTGCCAAGATCCACCA CAGTCTTCCAGCTTGCCAGTAGAGGGCACACTTGTTAATGAGGAGGCCAACCGTACAGACAgtagcacaaacacagacacacaagaggACGCAGTAGTTG ATGCAATGACCGATTTGGACATTCAGGAGCTTGCTAATCTGACAGCTGGAGATGCAGATGTGGATAACTTTGAACGCCTCTTTACCAAATTAAAAGAGATGAAAG ACAAAGCTTCTTCATTACCTCATGAGCAGAGAAAGGTTCATGCAGAGAAG GTCGCAAAAGCGTTTTGGATGGCCATTGGCGGCGATGTAGATGAAATAGATGGGTTATCATCAGGTGAAGAAAGCTAA